acatttttgactataaaattataatttagtaaatgtttaaattatatttttacctcataaattaataaaattttaatttaatccttaaaaaaaattatatttaaaaaatttataaagatataaactaatacaatgataaaattacattttaactttcataaaaatacataattttaaatttttttctagctTTGCCTTTGTGCATCATGTTGTTTGTAAAATTGCTGCAATTGTTGGGGAGTCCACTGAAATGCCCATTCTTTCTAAATGCAATAATATACTTTTATCTGGTTACAGGGAGCTGCCACAACATGCTATGTGGCATTGCATCCACAAGTAAAGGGTAGAAGTGGTGAATACTTCAAGGACAGTAATATAGGCCAAGCAAGTGCACATGGAAGGAATGCTGAGTTGGCCAAGAAACTCTGGGATTTCAGCATGAAGATGGTTAAATAAGAAAAGTATATAGCCAGTGGCAATCGCATATGAACCAAAATTATGTATTAGAATTGTAGGCCCAATACAGTCAGTTAGAAAAAGAAGCCACGATCTTAAGTGCTCCTTTATTCTAAACTTATAATTAAAAGGATAATTCTATTATATAGCTCAAGGTTTATTTTAGGATAAGATTTGTTATTTGATATGTCAAGTATTAAATTGGAGAATTTGTCCTCGAATTAGACTCttcatttgaaaatatatatcttAGTCTCAAACATTTCATTGCCGGGAAATGAAAGATGGGCACTTCcaactagaggtgatcatgggccgggccgggcccaaaaaATTTCAGCCCATGTCTTAGGCTTAGGCTCGGCCCggaatatgggcctgaaattttatCCAAGCCCGGTCCggaaaaaaattcctaagctcGAACTCTGCCTGGCCTggcccatttttaataaacaccaaaaatttattttaaaaataaaaaaaaagtattttaaaaatatttaaaaaattttaaaaataaatatttattatatattcgggtCGAGCCGGgtccgggccaaaaaagtggtgtcCGAAAatgggcctcgtttttttgcccaaacccatatttcgggcctatatttttacccgaactcTCCCATATTTCGAGCGAACCATCAGGCCAGGCCGctcggcccatgatcacctctgcTTCCAACTTACAAATCATAGACCAAGACATATATCCCTCATCCATTGACCTAGACAGTTGATCCCATTACCGCTCACCAATCGTCATAGCTCTTAAAAAAGAacctaatattaaaaatatattatatttatcaaaatttaatttaataataattaaaacaatttataattaacaatatttttattattttttaatttaaaataatttaatacaaatattgaAGATAAAAAAGTAAGTAggataataattaattaataatggtaaaattgtcccttaaaattcatttaataaataaaactttagtgTAATTCTTCATCAAAACCTTTGGGAATAAATGGGTATTTTTCAACCAACTGAATTTCaggtttaaatattttaccataaaatgaAGCCCAGTTAGCAAGCCGACGTGGCAGCGGCAGCGGGTCCATCAACTGAAGTCCCTTTCTGTTGATACACAATACGGGATTGAATGAATTATAACGATTCTTTGCGGAAAAAGTAGCCGTTGTCGCTTTTCATAAACTCTAGAGTCTAGATAGATATATTCCTTAAACAAAGATTAAAAGTACTCTAAACTCCAAAGGCGAATACATCTGCTTATGTTCTCCTAATCGTCAATGTTTTATATGCTTGTCGATTCATCCAATTATCTTTGATCAATCTCTCTCTCGAACATCTACAGCCATAGCTTCTTTACTCCCGCATTTCTCTagttttttcatttgattttagttCTGCtatcattctttctttttttaataaaaaattttgatttgaattttgcAGGTTCAGGGTtcgtatatacatataattcttTAGGGCTTTGCTTACTCATTTCTTGAAgggtctttttcttttgtttgtttgtttaatttttgttatttttttattatatttgtttgacACTATGGATGCAGGACCTTTGAAtcctttttcaaaattgaggGGACGATCCAGATGCCCACTTCAGGAACAGATTCTCCAGAGAATAAATTCTAAAGAAAATGTAACTATCCTAacttaatacttttttttatttaattattgcaaAAAAGGGTTTTCTTGCCCTTGATTTACATGGGTTTTCAATTTCACAAAGGGATACGAGTAAATCTTGGTCTTGAATGATTTTAGGAAACACGTTTGTTTAAATTAAGACTTCAATTTTACAGCTTGATAAATTAGACTTTGTGATGACATGCAATTTGAATGCTTGCTTGTCCTTGATTTATATGGTTTTCCAATCACACAAAggaatataagtaaatagtaatGAAACCTTGGatcttaaattttgattctAGGAAACAGATTTGTTTAAATAAGACTTCAATTTTACAGCATGATAAATTAGATTTTGTGATGACATTCACATGAATGCTTTCTTGTCCTTTATTTATATGGTTTTCCAATTTCACAATGGAATATACTTAAATGGTAATGAAACCtttgtcttaaaattttattttaggaaactGATTTGCTTAAAATTATATCTTGATAAATTACACTTTGTAATGACATTCAAATTGAACGTTTTCTTTGTACTGGCAGCTGGATAGATTCATACCAAATCGTTCAGCAATGGACTATGATTATGCACATTACATGCTGACTGAAGGGAGGAAGATCAAAGAGAACCAGACAGTTTTCTCACCAGCCAGGGACGCCTATAGGATGCAGCTAGCTGAGGACTCGAATCTTGGCTTTCAAGAACAAGCTACCAACACCTGTTGAACTCTTCCCTTCCGACCACACAACTTCTGTTCACCCAGCGAAACCTTTGAAGCCCCGAAGACACATTCCCCAGGTAAGCAGAACATGCTACATATGCAATTTAACTAGTTTGGACTTTGGACATTAGGTTTTGGTTCCACAGACGCTAATGCATTGTGATCATCATTTGGTTCTTCAGAGCTCTGAGAGAACATTGGATGCTCCTGACCTTATGGATGACTTTTACTTGAATTTATTGGACTGGGGCAGCAGCAATGTTCTTGCAATAGCACTTGGAAACACAGTTTATTTGTGGGATGCTTCATATAGTTCTACCTCAGAACTTGTTACCATTGATGATGACAATGGCCCGGTAACAAGTGTGAGTTGGGCTTCTGATGGTCGGCATATTGCCATTGGCTTGAACAATTCTGAAGTACAGTTATGGGATTCTGCTTCAAACCGGCAGGTTTGTATAATCTCTAAATATTAGcagtttctttttgtttcccAGTTCTGTCATTTATTCTGACACAATCCTTTACTTTCTAATGCTTGCAGTTGCGCACTCTGAGAGGTTGTCACCGATCAAGAGTGGGTTCAATGGCATGGAACAGTCACATTCTTACAACTGGAGGAATGGATGGTATGATAGTTAACAATGATGTAAGGATTAGATCCCATGTTGTTAAAACCTACAGAGGACATTGGCAAGAAGTTTGTGGGCTGAAATGGTCGGCTTCTGGACAACAACTGGCCAGTGGAGGCAATGATAATCTAGTTCACATATGGGATATGTCCAAGGCATCTTCAAATTCACCAACACAACGGATACACAGGCTGGAGGATCATACTTCTGCTGTTAAAGCCCTTGCCTGGGTCCCTTTCCAGAGCAATTTGCTGGCCTCTGGCGGAGGTGGAGGTGATCGAACCATAAAATTTTGGAACACACATAGAGGTGCATGCCTGAATTCAGTGGACACTGGCTCTCAAGTTTGTGCTTTGCTGTGGAACAAGAATGAGAGGGAGCTTCTGAGCTCTCATGGATTTACTCAGAATCAGTTAATTCTTTGGAAATACCCATCAATGGTGAAGATGGCAGAGATAATGGGTCATACATCTAGAGTTCTTCACATCAAAGCCCGGATGGTGCACAGTGGCTTCAGCTGCAGGGGATGAGACACTAAGATTCTGGAATGTTTTTGGGGTCCCAGAAGTGGCTAAACCTGCTCCAAAAGTACACCAAGAGCCATTTTCTCACTTGAACCGCATCCGGTGATAGAGAAAAAAGACTAGGAGGTGAACTCTACCAGTTGGTCCAGTGGTAGTTCCTTCAAAACAAGAAATCAAATTATCTCAAGGTAGCCTAGTGTTCAATTGTCCATTCCTATTGAGAAATCATAATGATTATACACTTAAGTGCTCAAATGTTCATGATTTGTTTTCAGCAGGTGATGAGGGGGGATATCAATTACTATCGTCTAAGATTcactacatccaaactgtccgAGGAACAAatggttgattttttttcttggtgtaATCTGTCCGTGGAAAGCCGAACCACCTAAACTGTTGTTAGccttttaatttgaaaatcttTATATTTCTCAGCAGCTAAAATGATTTGGCTTTTACTTTGGTTCTTATGGAAGTTTGACTTGTCAAATGCATTTTGAGGTGTTAAAGTCAATTACTCCACTCTGCCATTGAGACAGTGGATCTGAAATTGTATGATCCATctgataaaaaaactaaaatgacaaagaCAACTGCAAATTCACTTCACGGTTGAATTTTGGACGCTTAAAGCAATTTTGTGTTAAATCTCTTTCAGTAGTTCAAGGTCCCTCTCTCCTCAAAGTATAATGTACAGATGCAAGCTTTAAATGCAACAAGATCGTGAAGCTACCAAAACCTGTAAAATCCCTTTGCTTAGTAACCACCAAGGGTCGTAAAGTGCACTAGACCATTAGAATTATTAGTTCAGTTCCTCACAAAACTTGGAATTCTGATTTGGTTCCTTAAACATCTGTACAACTGTGTCTACCGAAAGCCGAGGATCTTCCCCTTGATTTGCAGCCAAGACATTTTTTGCCAAGTAACTTCTCACCACTGCAGTTCAGTCAAGCATTAGTTGATTTACACACTCAACTCTGTACAAGATTCATGCCGTACGGCAGCAACATTCTTATTTTCCGGGAATATTTTCACCTGAATAAATGGTCTATTGAACATCTAACTGGAATCAATAAATGGTCTATTGAACACCTAAACCCCGATCCTTGGCAAATGACCTACCTGCCTCCTCACTTCCTTGCTCTTCAACCTTATTCCTCGAATTTCTGTTCTGGTTCCATATTTGATCCATACACTGCCTTAGAAGAAGTTAAAGTGATGAATACAAACTGATCCCGTAAGACCCAAAAGACACTCTGATCAATGAATCTTCAAAGCTGAGTTTAGATAATAACACTCCGGTAAGGTAAAGGAGAGCTGGGACTTAGATCCAGGGATGGGCTCATTGCTGCGTGATCCTTCAGAAGCTGTCGAGAAACACGATCAGCTAATACAGACTGTCCATCATAAGATTCCCCATGGACTGATCTTCCAGTTCCTAAAATGTCATTTTCTGATGGCACCAGTTCAGAAAAGATGTGAGAACCTGCTTGCAAGCCTCGAAAAATGTCAGGATTATTATCATGACAGGAAGAGCCACTGACATAAAGTCCATTTGAGGGCTTTGGCATGCTACCAAGACCCTCCTGAAAGTAAGGCGATTGCTTAAGATAACCATAAGGTATAGCACCACTGCCACCTGTCAAGGGTGTAGATGAGCCTGAAGTGGTCCGAGGGCTAGATATGGGAGAAGGAGACATTCTTCCGTTTAGATGTTGCGGTGACCTTGAATGTAGAAGAGGGCTTCCTATGGGTGAAACAGGGCAAGATACATTCCTTGGAATATTGATATCACTGCATAATAAGGAATTGAAATGAGACTCAACAACCATCATTTTTATCATCTATATTCGAGTTTGTGTGTAAGagtgagagaaagagagagagaccTAGCATGCAGTTTAGGTACTCTAGATGAATGAACAGCAAGTTGCTCTGACTCCAGGGAGGAATAATTCCTGGCTTGTCCAATGCCCTAATAGCAAAACATGAGAGAATATTCCAATGAGATTTAAGGTctgaaataccaaaattaaaaggagaGTATTGAGGAGACCAATTAGGCATATCTACATTTTTCTGTGTTACTACCCAccacaataaaaataaacaagaaaaaagtgCACCGAGAATGTCAACTTAAGGAATATGATGCCTCTTGCACGGTTATGTAATCCAGGAATCAATATCATATCATAGCTTCAGTTCTTGTCCAGCTAACCATGGAGATTTTCAATATGAAGTAATGGGAACTTGAAAAGTTATTGTGCGTTCAGAATATATCATTCAAGGTCCAATGTACAGTAGCGTATCATTTTAGGTCTGGAAATTACagttcaattataaaaaatatatttcatctCTTGAATGAACTGTTGAAGGAAATGAATGCAACCATATAATGCACGCTCAAAACCTAATTATGGATTagataaaacaatattaaaaagaaaagtacCAGAGTTTTCACCCCACTTGTCACGCCAGGGGTAGGATCTGAAGGCTCAGCATCTGGAACAGGCCTTTCCATAGGTGCagcatattttaaaaatgggtgGCCTAAAAGCTGAACTGCAGTAGGACGATGTTGTGGGTTGCGTTGCAAACACTGGCGCACAAAATCTTTCCCTTCATCTGAGAGGTAATCTGGAATGGGTGGAAGTTCCTTGCTATTTCCAATCTTGAACATAGCCGCAACCTGACATACAAATATCACacaataaatagaaataaaaaaaatacaaaaaaagctGCTCTTATTAAAGGCAAATTAAACagctttgaaattaaaatatcccATCTTTCTATTCTTATAACAGACCCCTTCATATTGACTCCAAGGAGGTTTCGTTGTAGCCATTTCCAAAACAGTGCATCCAAGACTCCATATATCCACAGCAAGGTTGCAACCACTAGGGTTTCTTATAATCTgggaaaataatagaaagaaaacTTCAGAACTGGAGAACGCTAAAACCACATAAACCATGTCACTTTCCCCTTTGCAATGGATTAGTAAGAACTTGAAATAAACCcagtgagaaaaaaaaatgtctaACCTCAGGTGCCAGCCAGTAAGGGCTTCCTTTAAATGAAAGTGGACATGACTGTCCTGCAATCTGCAAAGCATGCCTTATAAGTTGGAAATAACCTCAAGGAAAAAATCTAATCAGAGAATAGGAATGTAGCATTAAATAAGTCATAATTTGATCTTCAAGCTTGGGCTACTACAATTTCTTTTTAGCCAAAGAGCTGGCTACATTTTAATCTGATTAAGTTCATTTCTAACAGAAAGTGATTAATCATAGACTTACATGCTTTGCCATCCCAAAATCTGCCAACTTAACTCGACCATTTGGGTCTACCAGTATGTTTGCTCCTTTAATATCTCTGTACAAGAAATATAAGATGGTAAGATGAACAATATTTTCCTTGATGCATATATTAGTAGAGATGCCATGAAGTTATAGTTCTAACATATCGAACAAGGAATAGATAACCTGACTCACCTATGGACGGTAGACTTAGAATGTAGGTAGGCAAGCCCAGACAAGATCTGTTGAGTATAACTGCGAATTGCTAGTTCACCAAGCTGCCCATACTCCTGGAGGATTTTATAAATAGACCCACCAGATACATACTCGAGGTATATGTAAAGCCTGTCATCAACCTGTTCAGGAATTTATTCATAGTTCTGTAAGAGAAGCATAACAGTAATTTGcccctatttatttttttctaagaaATTGCTTAACAAGTAATAGTGTTTTGTGGTTAGTAAAGTGACCATAAAAATAATTCCCAAAAGTTTCTTAACATCATATGGTTCACTTTTtcttaatatataaaagaattaacTCTTCTGGACAAAATCCATTAGTCAATGCAACTTCCCAATATCTCAATAACAACTTTCAATAACCATAATAGACAAGATGTTAAGGCCAAGAAAACAAATTGTCGAACATAGGACGCACCTTTTCAGAGCCGTAGTATTGCACAATATTTGGATGCCATAAACGGCTCAACAGAGCAATTTCCTGTCAGAGAAATAAGAATACGCATTTCTTTCAAAGCTATAACCAAGTTTAAGAATAACAAGGAAACAATTATTTCTTTTCGCGTCATCTGGACAGTTGAAAACCTATTTAAACTGGCAGAAAATTGGTTTACCTGCATCAACTGCTTAGTACTTTCATTTGACTTGGCATCATCAGAAAATAACGTAACCTCTTTCATCGCACACATTTCACCACTCTCACTGATGgacaatgaaaatgaaatcaGATGTAGGCATAGTAATAAATGGCAATCATTGGCAAATATTTCAAAAGAGCAGACATGCAGAAATCTTAGATGCCCACTGGATTATATCATGTAAGATATTTCAAGTACatgtaattgataaaatattataaacacaGAAACATCAGTCTCTATTACTCAGCTCAAGGATGATACGACATAAACCATTGGGCAATAGATGTCATTTTTAAGATGGGAAATTAAACAACTATTCTTTTGGACGATTATACCTGTTAAAACCAACATAAACATGACCAAATGTGCCTCTACCCAGAAGCTTCCCTTTTTTCCACCGTGACCCAGGGTTTACAGGATTCTCTGCCCCTCCTGGACTTCGTGGCACAGAAGGAGATGTTGCTGCTGAATTTGAATgggagaaaggagaagaaatgGAAGTTGTTACACGAGGAAGGGGCAATCTGTGGCTTTGTTGTTTTCCATCATCATGCCAACTAGTATGTGTTTCAGTAGCTGTTCCTGCTGATCTAGGATGAATAGGGGTGACAGCACCACTATGAATTCTCGAACTGGGACCAGCACTGGTCATCCTAGGACTAGGTATTGGAGAATACTCAGGGCTGCCCCTACTTGGTTGCCAAAATAGCTGTCCTGACATATCTCCACCCATTGAATTATGCCCAGAATTCTGACCTGAGCCAGGACTGGAGCAGTGGCCAGATCCAAGCAAAGTAACATCAGCACAAGTCTTTCCAGCCCAGAAAGGAGAGTTCATTATTTGCTCTGAGCCAAAAGCTCTCAATGGGCTTCTAGATGGACTTGACATGGAGCTGTCAGGAGCACTGCTGAAAGCACCATTATGTGGGATCTGAAGATTTGGCACATGAT
The window above is part of the Gossypium raimondii isolate GPD5lz chromosome 9, ASM2569854v1, whole genome shotgun sequence genome. Proteins encoded here:
- the LOC105798545 gene encoding mitogen-activated protein kinase kinase kinase YODA — translated: MPSWWGKSSSKEVKKKTNKESFIDTLHRKFKIPSEGKPNSRSGVSRRHGNDTISEKGSQSRPESRSPSPSKQVSRCQSFVQRPHAQPLPLPDLHPAIVGRTDSGIGISSKSRPEKGSKSSLFLPLPRPACIRHRLNPNDTDGDCVTASVFSESSAESDDPTDAHHRSLQATDYDNGTRIAANSPSSLLLKDQSSAVSQSNSREAKKQTNISFGYSISPKTPKRRPLSNHVPNLQIPHNGAFSSAPDSSMSSPSRSPLRAFGSEQIMNSPFWAGKTCADVTLLGSGHCSSPGSGQNSGHNSMGGDMSGQLFWQPSRGSPEYSPIPSPRMTSAGPSSRIHSGAVTPIHPRSAGTATETHTSWHDDGKQQSHRLPLPRVTTSISSPFSHSNSAATSPSVPRSPGGAENPVNPGSRWKKGKLLGRGTFGHVYVGFNSESGEMCAMKEVTLFSDDAKSNESTKQLMQEIALLSRLWHPNIVQYYGSEKVDDRLYIYLEYVSGGSIYKILQEYGQLGELAIRSYTQQILSGLAYLHSKSTVHRDIKGANILVDPNGRVKLADFGMAKHIAGQSCPLSFKGSPYWLAPEIIRNPSGCNLAVDIWSLGCTVLEMATTKPPWSQYEGVAAMFKIGNSKELPPIPDYLSDEGKDFVRQCLQRNPQHRPTAVQLLGHPFLKYAAPMERPVPDAEPSDPTPGVTSGVKTLGIGQARNYSSLESEQLAVHSSRVPKLHASDINIPRNVSCPVSPIGSPLLHSRSPQHLNGRMSPSPISSPRTTSGSSTPLTGGSGAIPYGYLKQSPYFQEGLGSMPKPSNGLYVSGSSCHDNNPDIFRGLQAGSHIFSELVPSENDILGTGRSVHGESYDGQSVLADRVSRQLLKDHAAMSPSLDLSPSSPLPYRSVII